AAAACGAGTTTCTGATATGGGTTCGTTTTGAAGAAAGATGTGTTCCCGAATCGTCTTAAATGATGGCGATACAAAACTACTTACTCTAAAGCCCTGGTCCATTAAGGCCTGCTTCATAAACGCAAGCGTTGACCCTTTCCCATTTGTCCCAGCGATGTGTACGGCTTTTATATCTTTATGAGGATTGTTCAATGCCTCGAGCATTTTATACATTCGGTTAAACCCGGGTTTAATTCCTAACCCTTTTCGGTCATTAAAAAATTTTTCGATTTGTTTCATCGTCGTAAACATATATGTACCTCCATTCCATCTTTATTTTATCCTATAATAGGATAGGTTCCAAAAACAGTTCCTATAGTAAGTTTAGGATGGGGCCGCCTGCTTTTGATGAGTGCTTGGGCTTGCCCGGGGACAACTCGCTTTCCTGCGGGGAGCTGGGGAGCCTCCTCGATCGCTATTGCTCTCTGTGGTGTCTCCCCTAGGCTCCTTACCCCGCGGGAGTCTCGCAGTCCCCGGGCAATCCCTTCCTTAATTTTACTAACGGCCCCTCCTTAAGGAGGGGTGAGATCACTCGCCGCCTACTATGATTTGGCAACGTTATACTTTATAAAAGCTACCTTATAACGGGGATACACCCACTACACAACTCATCACATAAAGGAGTGATTCTATGCACGGATGGATCGTTTATAACGGGCATTTGAGAAGCCCTAAATTTCTAGGTTACGCTAAGCTGATACAAGAGGCTGCGCAGGGTAAGGGTGTTTCAATGGACATTTATCAGAATCAAGAACTGCTGAGTACCCTTTCTAGTCATGGTATGGACATTACCGGGGTCTCTCTAAAAGAGCGCCCTGATTTTGTTATATTTGGCGACAAAGATATCTTGCTTGCGCGTCAGCTAGAGGCAATGGGGATTCCTGTCTTTAATTCAGCCGCTTCCATCGAGGCCTGTGATCATAAAGGCTTGATGTACCAACAGTTAGCTTCTGCAAGGCTTCCTATACCGCAAACCATTTTAGGGCCTAAGATCTTTATAAAAACAGATGATCTTAATCTGAACCATCTGATCGATGAGGGAGAGAAATTAGGTTTTCCTCTTATTATAAAAGAAGCGTATGGATCTTTTGGTGAGCAGGTTTATCTTGTACATACGAAAGATGAAATGATAGAGAAGGTAAAAGAAATTCACAATCGACCCTTCCTTCTGCAAGAGTTCATCTCGGCTAGTTATGGACGGGACGTGCGTCTTAACGTAGTCGGAGAGAAAGTGGTGGCTTCTATGCTTCGGTACTCGGAGAATGATTTTAGGGCTAACATAACTACGGGCGGGAAGATGGAACCTTACACTCCTTCACAAGCAGAGGAAGAGCTTGCGATCAGAGCAAGTAA
The nucleotide sequence above comes from Pontibacillus chungwhensis. Encoded proteins:
- a CDS encoding ATP-grasp domain-containing protein → MHGWIVYNGHLRSPKFLGYAKLIQEAAQGKGVSMDIYQNQELLSTLSSHGMDITGVSLKERPDFVIFGDKDILLARQLEAMGIPVFNSAASIEACDHKGLMYQQLASARLPIPQTILGPKIFIKTDDLNLNHLIDEGEKLGFPLIIKEAYGSFGEQVYLVHTKDEMIEKVKEIHNRPFLLQEFISASYGRDVRLNVVGEKVVASMLRYSENDFRANITTGGKMEPYTPSQAEEELAIRASKAIGTAFCGVDLLYDEDEQPVICEVNGNAQIRNIYECTGINVADAMMDYVIERLSKKGNQAL